The Impatiens glandulifera chromosome 3, dImpGla2.1, whole genome shotgun sequence genome contains a region encoding:
- the LOC124932340 gene encoding protein FAR1-RELATED SEQUENCE 4 has product MHTEISTPAMDANASGGNASLEPRDDQEFDSNEAAYELYKEYAKSIGFGTAKLSSRRSRASKEFIDAKFSCIRYGNKQQSDDAINPRPSPKIGCKASMHVKRRPDGKWFVYSFVKEHNHELLPEQSHFFRSHWNVDQTKNDHKIRRRKITDVVSKKYGEYQFSSPLESYHIRNQHDKGRSLTLEGGDAQLLLELFANMQDENPKFFYAIDFNEEHRLRNVFWIDAKGLDDYKHFGDVVSFETSYVVNKYKLPLVLFIGVNHHIQPILLGCALIADETVYTYIWLMHTWCMSMGGRPPRVLLTDFSNPLKAAISSVFPNTHHCYNLWNVVERIPRLVDYVSLWHDNFMDKFDKCIYKSWTEEQFQKRWWKLLERFNLREDDWMQSLYEDRRMWAPTFMRNMSFAGLSAASRSGSMNAFYDKYINGETSLTGFIEQYKSILQERYEEEAKADFDAWHETPELKSPSPFEKQMSSVYTHEIFKKFQVEVLGASACHLKKEKEDETTKTYLVKDFEADQDFLVEWDEMRLDIYCSCRSFEFSGYICRHAIVVLQMSGIFNIPFKCILQRWTNAATRRHPIGDKLDDLQSSSRRYNDLCRRAIVLGEEGSLSEESYNIALDAIKEALKQCTGLSNGNTNESRPNISSIPSISGAEVSQNKTATPSEYGNVGVGKTDKASKRAKNTNDCSNTNKQRKVSSNLDVTNTVGTQVGFQQMELANTRPAQFHELMPAHLQNVMIPPMFHNMVPTQFHSMASSTTTTTSATQFLWETSILRGDMQQQGKRGGL; this is encoded by the exons ATGCATACTGAAATTTCCACCCCAGCAATGGATGCCAATGCCAGTGGAGGAAATGCAAGCTTAGAACCACGAGATGATCAGGAATTTGATTCAAACGAAGCAGCTTATGAATTATACAAAGAGTATGCCAAATCTATTGGTTTTGGCACAGCAAAACTGAGTAGCCGTCGCTCAAGGGCATCGAAGGAGTTCATTGATGCAAAATTCTCATGCATCAGATATGGAAACAAGCAACAATCAGACGATGCAATCAATCCTCGACCTTCACCAAAGATAGGCTGTAAGGCCAGCATGCACGTGAAACGAAGGCCAGATGGAAAATGGTTCGTTTATAGTTTTGTGAAAGAGCATAACCACGAGCTTCTTCCCGAACAATCACATTTCTTCCGAAGCCACTGGAACGTCGATCAAACTAAAAACGATCATAAAATCCGAAGACGCAAGATAACTGACGTGGTATCCAAAAAATATGGCGAATATCAATTCTCCAGCCCTCTGGAGAGCTACCATATCCGAAATCAGCATGACAAGGGCAGAAGTTTGACTTTAGAGGGGGGAGATGCTCAGCTTTTGCTAGAACTCTTTGCTAATATGCAGGATGAGAACCCTAAATTCTTTTACGCTATAGATTTTAACGAAGAGCATCGTCTGAGGAATGTGTTTTGGATTGATGCTAAAGGCTTGGATGATTATAAACACTTTGGTGATGTTGTTTCATTTGAGACTTCATATGTTGTTAACAAGTACAAATTACCATTAGTTCTTTTTATCGGTGTGAACCATCATATTCAGCCAATATTGCTAGGATGTGCTTTGATTGCAGATGAGACCGTTTACACATATATTTGGCTTATGCATACATGGTGCATGTCAATGGGGGGTCGTCCTCCAAGAGTATTGTTAACTGACTTTAGCAATCCTTTAAAAGCAGCAATTTCATCCGTCTTTCCAAACACCCATCATTGTTATAATCTTTGGAATGTGGTTGAGAGGATTCCAAGGCTAGTAGATTACGTTAGCTTGTGGCATGATAACTTCATGGACAAGtttgataaatgtatttataagtCTTGGACAGAAGAGCAGTTTCAAAAGAGGTGGTGGAAGCTTCTAGAAAGGTTCAATCTTAGAGAGGATGATTGGATGCAATCCTTGTACGAGGACAGAAGAATGTGGGCACCTACTTTCATGAGAAACATGTCATTTGCTGGTTTGTCTGCAGCTTCTCGATCTGGCAGTATGAACGCCTTCTATGACAAGTATATCAATGGTGAGACCTCTTTGACAGGCTTTATAGAACAATATAAGTCGATTCTTCAAGAGAGATATGAGGAAGAAGCAAAAGCCGATTTCGATGCATGGCATGAAACTCCCGAACTGAAATCTCCATCGCCTTTTGAGAAACAGATGTCTTCGGTTTATACACATGAAATATTCAAGAAATTTCAAGTCGAGGTTTTGGGAGCTTCTGCATGTCACCTTAAGAAGGAAAAAGAAGATGAGACGACCAAAACGTATTTAGTGAAGGACTTCGAAGCTGATCAAGATTTTCTGGTGGAATGGGACGAAATGAGATTGGATATTTATTGTTCTTGTCGCTCTTTCGAATTTAGTGGTTATATATGCAGGCACGCGATTGTTGTTCTCCAGATGTCAGGGATTTTTAACATCCCATTCAAGTGTATACTTCAGAGATGGACAAATGCTGCTACTAGAAGGCATCCTATTGGTGATAAATTGGATGACTTACAATCCAGTAGCCGTCGTTATAATGACCTCTGCCGAAGAGCTATAGTTTTGGGTGAGGAAGGATCCTTGTCTGAAGAGAGCTATAACATTGCTTTAGATGCCATAAAAGAAGCATTGAAGCAATGCACGGGTTTAAGTAATGGTAATACTAATGAATCAAGACCAAACATCTCTTCTATTCCTTCGATTAGTGGAGCTGAAGTTAGTCAAAACAAAACTGCAACACCCAGTGAGTATGGTAATGTAGGGGTAGGAAAAACTGATAAGGCTTCGAAGAGAGCCAAGAACACAAATGACTGTAGCAATACAAATAAACAAAGGAAG GTATCTTCAAATCTAGACGTTACTAATACTGTTGGGACACAAGTCGGCTTTCAACAAATG GAGTTGGCAAACACAAGGCCAGCACAATTTCATGAGTTGATGCCGGCTCACTTGCAAAATGTAATGATACCACCTATGTTTCATAACATGGTACCAACTCAGTTTCACTCGATGGCTTCAagtactactactactacttcTGCTACACAG TTTC